From the genome of Candidatus Bathyarchaeota archaeon:
TGAGGGCGTGTGTTGGACATAGAGTTACACATCTATGGCAGCCTACACATCTGGAATCCTCAGCGTAGACCTTGTCGTCTTCAGAATCATATATATGCACATCGTTCGCACACTGTCTACAACAGACTTGGCAAGATATGCATTTCTCATAGTCTCTTTCAACAATGAATTCCGGCTGTACATATGTGACTGTCATTCTAATCTATCAACCTTCCAATCACTGGTTCACCAGCCTTAGGAGCCCAGATCCTGTCTGGCGAGTTGCATACTTCTCTAATGCCGCATTCCTCACTCGATATGTAGAGCATATCGCCTTTTCTTCCAGCTATGAGTGGCCTCAGCTTGAGCCGGTCATTCAAACCGACCATTCCCTTACTATGACCCACTATGATTGAGAATGGACCGTTGACCAGGGCACTACTGTAAGTGATACGTAGAGCCTTTGCCAACTCATATTCATCGCCTTCAAGTCTATCCACTTCATCCCAGAAAGGAGCAGCCAAGATCTTCGCAATGACGGCAAAGTCTAGTCTATGCCTTCTTCCCAACAGGTCGAATAGGTAAGCCATAACCTCTGTATCCGTGAATAGGGTGCAATGGTAGCCATGGTTGAGTAGGAACCTCCTGTTTATTCCATAGGAGGATATCTCTCCATTATGTACTACTGACCAGTCTAAGAGTCCGAATGGGTGGGCTCCACCCCACCAAGCGACTGAGTTTGTTGGGAACCTTCCATGGGCGATCCAAGTGTAACCTTCATAATCTTCGAGTCGGTAGAAGGTGCCTATATCTTCAGGGAAGCCTACACCTTTGAAGATTCCCATGTTTTTTCCACTTGAAAATATGAACGCCCCATCGATACCAGTATTTATCTCCATAACCGTCTTAACAACAAAGTCTTCTTCATTGAAATGTTCATTAAACTTCTCATTCTTTACCTTCAGAAAGTATCGCCAGAGGCATGGTGCTTGTTTTATACTCTCTACTTTTCTGAATGGAATAGGCTCATCTTTCTGAATCAGATAGTTTCGATCTAGATATTCCTCAGTTTTCTCCTTGGGTTTTTCATTACTATACAGTAAGTGGAAAGCATAG
Proteins encoded in this window:
- a CDS encoding glutamine amidotransferase family protein produces the protein MDHYVEKERSGCALAGIMNERGTRFSGEAIIKSISVMRERSNGLGGGFAAYGIYPKYKEFYAFHLLYSNEKPKEKTEEYLDRNYLIQKDEPIPFRKVESIKQAPCLWRYFLKVKNEKFNEHFNEEDFVVKTVMEINTGIDGAFIFSSGKNMGIFKGVGFPEDIGTFYRLEDYEGYTWIAHGRFPTNSVAWWGGAHPFGLLDWSVVHNGEISSYGINRRFLLNHGYHCTLFTDTEVMAYLFDLLGRRHRLDFAVIAKILAAPFWDEVDRLEGDEYELAKALRITYSSALVNGPFSIIVGHSKGMVGLNDRLKLRPLIAGRKGDMLYISSEECGIREVCNSPDRIWAPKAGEPVIGRLID